One region of Lactobacillus johnsonii genomic DNA includes:
- a CDS encoding WecB/TagA/CpsF family glycosyltransferase, with product MSKVNILGIEFDNYSLEEFKDRLISRLDNKLSTMVVTANPEIVMAANKDPKFMNLITKNADLITPDGIGIVLGGKMLKKPLKERVTGYDLFTWLLQVGNLRKLRVYLIGAKPEVMRITKEKIARDYPGIELVGAEDGYFKDDLKTVAKRIEESSPDMVFAAIGFPRQEELISILRQAKVPAIMMGVGGSFDVFSGVVKRAPEVFQKTHLEWFYRLITNPTRFKRMLALPEFVVEVEKSKKENKRKN from the coding sequence ATGAGTAAAGTTAATATTTTAGGAATTGAATTTGATAACTATTCTTTAGAAGAATTTAAAGATAGATTGATTAGTAGGTTAGATAATAAGTTATCAACCATGGTAGTAACAGCTAATCCCGAAATTGTAATGGCAGCTAATAAAGATCCAAAATTTATGAACCTTATTACCAAGAATGCGGATTTGATTACACCTGATGGAATTGGAATTGTCTTAGGTGGAAAAATGTTAAAAAAACCGCTTAAAGAACGAGTAACAGGATATGATCTATTTACTTGGCTGCTACAGGTAGGAAACTTAAGAAAATTGCGAGTATATTTAATTGGTGCAAAGCCTGAAGTAATGCGAATTACTAAAGAAAAAATTGCTCGTGATTATCCAGGAATTGAATTAGTTGGAGCAGAAGATGGCTATTTTAAGGATGATCTAAAGACGGTAGCTAAAAGAATTGAAGAATCAAGTCCTGATATGGTTTTTGCAGCAATTGGTTTTCCAAGACAAGAAGAGCTGATCTCCATCCTACGTCAAGCAAAAGTGCCTGCAATTATGATGGGAGTGGGCGGAAGTTTTGATGTTTTTTCTGGCGTAGTCAAACGTGCTCCAGAAGTATTTCAAAAAACGCATCTTGAATGGTTCTATCGCTTAATTACTAATCCAACTCGCTTTAAGCGCATGCTCGCATTGCCAGAATTTGTAGTTGAAGTTGAAAAATCAAAGAAAGAAAATAAGAGAAAGAATTAA
- a CDS encoding nicotinate phosphoribosyltransferase, with translation MFYPQVDQDDSLILHTDLYEINMMYTYFKKGISERNSVFEVFFRKEPFGNGYAVNAGLSHVIQYLNNLRFKESDLEYLKETCDYDDDFIDYLRNLELKLTIRSAREGELVFANEPIMQIEGPLAQAQLVETAILNIINFQTLIATKAARIKVAVGNDGLMEFGSRRAQETDAAIWGTRAAYIGGFDATSNVRAGKLFDIPVAGTHAHSLVEAFNNEYDAFKAYAETHKDCVFLVDTYDTLRSGVPTAIKVAKEMGDKINFQGVRIDSGDMAYISKKVRKQLDDAGFPDAKIYASNDLDEKTIQNLKMQGAKIDVWGIGTKLITAFDQPALGGVYKLVAIEDKEGNMRDTLKISSNAEKVSTPGKKQVWRIQANSEKKNEGDWVSRYDEDPREFDALFMFHPQYTYINKVVTDYTARPLLQEIFHEGKLVYKEPTLKETKEFAANNLDGLWDEYKRSLNPQDYPVDLSQKLYDNKMSLINDIRSRIVKRGY, from the coding sequence ATGTTTTACCCACAAGTTGATCAAGATGATTCATTAATTTTACATACTGATTTGTATGAAATTAATATGATGTATACCTATTTTAAAAAGGGAATAAGTGAAAGAAATTCTGTATTTGAAGTGTTCTTCAGAAAAGAACCTTTTGGTAATGGCTACGCAGTTAATGCTGGTTTAAGTCATGTTATCCAATACTTAAATAATCTTCGTTTTAAAGAGAGTGATCTAGAATATCTCAAGGAAACTTGTGACTATGATGATGACTTTATCGATTATTTACGTAATTTAGAATTGAAGCTAACTATTCGAAGTGCTAGAGAAGGTGAATTAGTTTTTGCCAACGAACCAATCATGCAGATCGAAGGACCATTAGCTCAAGCACAATTAGTTGAAACTGCAATTTTAAACATTATTAATTTCCAAACTTTGATTGCTACTAAGGCAGCTAGAATTAAGGTCGCTGTTGGTAATGATGGTTTGATGGAATTTGGTTCACGTCGTGCACAAGAAACCGATGCAGCTATTTGGGGAACACGAGCAGCATACATTGGTGGCTTTGACGCTACTAGTAATGTTAGAGCAGGAAAATTATTCGATATTCCTGTCGCTGGTACTCATGCTCACTCTTTGGTTGAAGCATTTAATAATGAATATGATGCTTTTAAAGCATATGCTGAGACTCATAAGGACTGTGTATTCTTAGTTGATACCTATGATACTTTAAGAAGTGGTGTACCAACTGCTATTAAAGTTGCTAAAGAAATGGGCGACAAGATTAATTTCCAGGGAGTTCGAATTGACTCAGGTGATATGGCATATATTTCTAAGAAAGTGCGTAAGCAATTAGACGATGCTGGCTTTCCTGATGCAAAAATTTATGCTTCAAATGATTTAGATGAAAAGACTATTCAAAACCTTAAGATGCAAGGTGCAAAAATTGATGTTTGGGGAATTGGTACTAAATTAATTACAGCTTTTGATCAACCTGCTCTAGGTGGGGTATATAAGTTAGTAGCAATTGAAGATAAAGAAGGCAATATGCGCGATACTTTGAAAATTTCTTCAAATGCCGAAAAAGTATCTACCCCAGGTAAAAAACAGGTATGGCGGATTCAAGCAAACTCTGAGAAGAAAAATGAGGGTGATTGGGTATCACGCTATGACGAAGATCCAAGAGAGTTTGATGCGCTTTTTATGTTCCATCCGCAATACACTTACATTAATAAGGTTGTTACTGATTATACTGCTCGTCCTTTACTACAAGAAATTTTCCATGAAGGAAAACTTGTTTATAAAGAACCTACTCTTAAAGAAACAAAAGAATTCGCAGCTAATAACTTAGACGGATTATGGGACGAATATAAACGTAGTTTGAATCCACAAGATTACCCAGTGGATTTATCCCAAAAGCTATATGATAACAAGATGAGCTTAATTAATGATATTCGTAGTCGAATTGTGAAAAGAGGATATTAA
- a CDS encoding glycosyltransferase family 2 protein produces MENYHKSKILAILIGILPLIFELSSNLWKGDNGFFIVSAAYGLILLLLALSISLEDLDQWFLEKTLSLLSVFLALTVVLNNLDIFPLSEFGALYQLTIISYMGILYFLDRHFNAKNLVLLLLNLNVLAQLPIKAGTLLILIISILTFVFYLTRVVVTFSEQLRPFLLCVYLIVLLISLVWYVPELPEGILGNLSWNIGAILLLIELIVLIEIIGAMIYLKAKGYLAINAHLIVGIIGFLTISELSMLVVESNVINTSYLVLIFILSLSIVNIFGNISLGKKQVKISVLIPAYNSANTIVEALESIKNQTYQNWEIILINDGSQDETEEILRRYLGNTKLPLKYTKQTHHNYFKAIRHGLKYASGEIIFVLDADKILFNQNVFYRAVSTILGEKCDGMFVGIRAMYQRLKDGKFHLVRPYYRNEVSLIKTALGLGTNIYTNYAFWRREIFETSVYENYLINGMPAWYNAENNLGLRVVNGNFVGLKYRVSKKVNLGDNPLKQNNSKTLFELSTNLRTLHHIVSRINVPAYSTQATLYNLINRLHIASLYPSIFKQGQTSLRKITPLVTKNIKNSELNNIYLKTIADFSNNFDPQKTAKIAIPKGTKIYWGTEIEEFSKKLSKNALDQFYYDFMKIIGQGTTIYEIKKDDQKKLERILEFFTIRDYVKIISN; encoded by the coding sequence GTGGAAAATTATCATAAAAGCAAGATTTTAGCAATTTTAATTGGAATTCTACCTTTAATTTTTGAATTAAGTAGCAATCTTTGGAAGGGTGATAATGGCTTTTTCATTGTTAGTGCTGCTTATGGCTTAATATTACTCTTATTGGCTTTATCAATTTCTCTTGAAGATTTAGATCAATGGTTTTTAGAAAAAACTTTGAGCCTTCTTTCAGTTTTTTTAGCGTTAACAGTAGTTTTAAATAATCTGGATATCTTTCCTTTATCAGAATTTGGAGCTTTATATCAATTGACAATTATCTCTTATATGGGAATTTTATATTTTTTAGATCGACACTTTAATGCAAAGAATTTAGTATTATTATTACTTAATTTAAATGTTTTAGCTCAATTACCAATTAAAGCAGGTACTTTGCTAATTTTGATTATTTCTATTTTGACTTTTGTCTTTTATCTGACTAGAGTTGTGGTTACTTTTAGTGAACAATTGCGTCCTTTTTTATTGTGTGTTTATTTGATTGTTCTACTTATTTCTCTAGTTTGGTATGTACCTGAATTGCCTGAGGGAATTTTAGGGAATCTTTCTTGGAATATTGGTGCAATTCTTTTATTGATAGAACTAATTGTTTTAATAGAAATAATAGGCGCAATGATTTATTTAAAAGCTAAAGGTTATTTAGCTATTAATGCTCACTTAATTGTAGGAATAATAGGATTTTTGACAATTAGTGAGCTAAGTATGCTTGTTGTTGAATCCAATGTGATTAATACAAGCTACTTAGTTTTAATCTTTATTTTGTCCTTATCTATTGTTAACATCTTTGGAAATATAAGTTTAGGGAAGAAACAAGTAAAAATTTCAGTCTTGATTCCAGCCTATAATAGTGCAAACACGATTGTTGAAGCCCTAGAGTCAATAAAAAATCAAACTTATCAAAATTGGGAGATTATTTTAATTAATGATGGATCACAGGACGAAACAGAAGAAATTTTAAGACGATACTTAGGAAATACAAAACTACCTCTTAAATATACTAAGCAAACTCATCATAATTATTTTAAGGCTATTAGACATGGTCTGAAGTATGCGAGTGGAGAAATAATTTTTGTTTTAGATGCCGATAAAATTCTATTCAATCAAAATGTTTTTTATCGTGCTGTTAGCACCATTCTTGGTGAAAAATGTGACGGAATGTTTGTTGGAATTAGAGCTATGTATCAGCGCTTAAAAGATGGTAAATTTCATTTAGTTAGACCTTATTATCGAAACGAAGTTAGTCTAATAAAAACCGCCTTGGGACTTGGAACAAATATTTATACTAATTATGCTTTTTGGCGAAGAGAGATATTTGAGACCAGCGTATATGAAAATTATTTAATTAATGGGATGCCAGCTTGGTATAATGCAGAAAATAATTTAGGCTTAAGAGTAGTAAATGGTAATTTTGTTGGATTAAAATATCGGGTTTCCAAAAAAGTAAATTTAGGTGATAATCCTCTAAAACAAAATAATTCTAAAACTTTATTTGAATTATCTACAAATTTGAGGACTTTGCATCATATTGTAAGCCGGATAAATGTGCCGGCCTATTCTACTCAAGCGACTTTATACAATTTAATCAATCGGCTTCATATTGCTTCTTTATATCCATCAATTTTTAAACAAGGCCAAACTTCTTTAAGGAAAATCACTCCTCTAGTTACTAAAAATATTAAAAATTCTGAATTGAATAATATATATTTGAAAACAATTGCTGATTTTAGCAATAATTTTGACCCTCAAAAAACTGCCAAAATTGCTATTCCCAAAGGCACAAAAATATATTGGGGAACAGAAATTGAGGAGTTTAGTAAGAAGTTGTCAAAAAATGCGTTAGATCAGTTTTATTACGATTTTATGAAAATAATTGGTCAAGGAACTACTATTTACGAAATTAAAAAAGATGATCAGAAAAAATTAGAACGGATCCTAGAATTTTTTACAATTAGGGATTACGTAAAAATAATAAGTAATTAA
- a CDS encoding calcium-translocating P-type ATPase, PMCA-type, with protein MKEKYYAQEISQIEKELNTSLDNGLSDNEAKKRLASDGPNSLASKKKRSMFMRFIDQFKDFMIIVLIVAAILSGVVANEWTDAAIIMIVVLLNAILGVIQEARSEAAIDALKEMSTPNAHVRRGGAILEIPSTDIVPGDIVLLEAGDVVPADMRLAKTASLKVEESALTGESVPVEKDSDVLKADDVALGDRVNMAYANTNVTYGRAEGIVVGTGMNTEVGKIATMLNNADETATPLKENLNQLGKTLTIMILAICVIVFIVGMFTKQGSEPTNKLIIDMFLVAVSLAVAAIPEGLPAIVTIILALGTQTMAKHKAIVRKLPAVETLGATDIICSDKTGTLTQNQMTVEKIYYNGELHNDEAPINSDNPAMMSMILANDTKIEDGGRLLGDPTETALIQYAFDQNIKVEDLLKKDSRVQEVPFDSERKLMSTVNHYGNKFFVAVKGAPDELLKRVTKIEKDGQVAPISDSEKETILASNKGMAEQALRVLGLAYKIVDKAYDDPTTNNVEQDLIFAGLVGMIDPERPEAKAAVAEAKSAGIRTVMITGDHQITAAAIASRLGILEESSDKNKAVITGAELDKLSDDYFNKHVQDYSVYARVSPENKVRIVKAWQANNKIVAMTGDGVNDAPSLKQADIGIGMGITGTEVSKGAADMVLADDNFATIVEAIKQGRKVFANIQKAILYLMSCNVGEVLTVFMMTMLGWDILMPVQLLWINLVTDTLPAIALGVEPVEPGIMKKKPRGRKSNFFSGGVASSIIYQGILEGILVLGAYQFGLHVGPHVGNAAMQHADALTMAFLTLGLIQLFHAFNSKFIHKSIFRAQIFENKWFNGAILISALIMAAVEIPFLTKIFDVTELDGMQWLVVIVAGLLMIIIVEIVKFFERRTARK; from the coding sequence GTGAAAGAGAAATACTATGCTCAAGAGATTTCTCAAATTGAGAAAGAGCTGAATACATCGTTAGACAATGGTTTGTCTGATAATGAAGCTAAGAAGAGACTAGCTTCAGATGGGCCAAATTCTTTAGCTTCAAAGAAAAAGCGTAGTATGTTTATGCGCTTTATCGATCAATTTAAGGACTTTATGATTATTGTCTTAATTGTGGCTGCCATTTTATCTGGTGTAGTTGCTAATGAATGGACTGATGCTGCAATTATTATGATTGTTGTTTTGCTGAATGCAATTTTAGGAGTAATTCAGGAAGCTAGATCAGAAGCTGCGATTGATGCTTTAAAGGAGATGTCAACACCAAATGCCCATGTAAGACGTGGAGGCGCAATTTTAGAAATTCCAAGTACAGATATTGTGCCTGGTGATATTGTCTTGCTTGAAGCAGGGGACGTTGTGCCAGCTGATATGCGACTAGCTAAGACTGCAAGTTTAAAAGTTGAAGAGTCAGCTTTGACAGGTGAGTCAGTACCTGTTGAAAAAGATAGTGACGTGTTAAAAGCTGATGATGTAGCACTAGGTGACCGTGTTAACATGGCTTATGCAAATACTAATGTAACTTACGGACGAGCAGAAGGTATTGTTGTTGGCACTGGTATGAATACCGAAGTCGGTAAAATCGCAACAATGCTTAATAATGCAGATGAAACAGCTACTCCATTAAAGGAAAACTTGAATCAGCTTGGTAAGACTTTAACGATTATGATTTTGGCAATTTGTGTGATTGTCTTTATCGTAGGAATGTTTACCAAACAGGGAAGTGAGCCAACTAATAAATTAATTATCGATATGTTTCTAGTTGCTGTCTCATTAGCTGTTGCTGCAATCCCTGAAGGATTACCAGCTATCGTAACTATTATTTTGGCTTTGGGAACACAAACAATGGCTAAACATAAGGCAATTGTTAGAAAATTGCCGGCTGTTGAGACCTTAGGAGCTACCGATATTATTTGTTCTGATAAGACTGGCACTTTGACACAGAACCAAATGACTGTTGAAAAAATTTACTATAACGGCGAGCTTCATAATGATGAAGCACCAATTAATAGTGATAATCCGGCTATGATGTCAATGATTTTAGCTAATGATACAAAGATTGAAGACGGTGGTCGGCTTTTAGGGGACCCAACTGAAACGGCCTTGATTCAATATGCTTTTGATCAAAATATTAAAGTTGAAGATCTTCTTAAGAAAGATAGCCGCGTTCAAGAAGTTCCATTTGATTCAGAAAGAAAATTAATGTCTACGGTTAACCATTATGGTAATAAATTTTTTGTTGCTGTAAAGGGAGCCCCAGATGAATTATTAAAGCGAGTAACGAAAATTGAAAAAGATGGTCAAGTAGCGCCAATTTCAGATAGTGAAAAAGAAACAATTCTTGCATCAAATAAGGGGATGGCTGAACAAGCTTTACGTGTCTTAGGACTGGCTTACAAGATTGTGGATAAGGCCTATGATGATCCAACGACTAATAATGTTGAACAAGATCTAATTTTTGCTGGTTTAGTGGGAATGATTGACCCAGAAAGACCAGAAGCAAAAGCTGCTGTTGCCGAAGCAAAAAGTGCTGGTATTAGAACAGTTATGATTACTGGTGACCACCAAATTACAGCTGCTGCGATTGCTTCTCGTTTGGGCATTTTAGAAGAAAGTTCAGATAAAAATAAAGCCGTAATTACTGGTGCAGAACTTGATAAGTTATCAGATGACTACTTTAACAAGCATGTTCAAGATTATAGTGTTTATGCTCGTGTATCTCCTGAAAACAAGGTTAGAATTGTTAAAGCATGGCAAGCTAATAACAAGATTGTCGCCATGACTGGGGACGGTGTTAATGATGCTCCTAGTTTAAAGCAAGCTGATATTGGTATTGGTATGGGAATTACTGGTACTGAAGTATCAAAGGGTGCAGCCGATATGGTTTTAGCTGATGATAACTTTGCGACAATCGTTGAAGCAATCAAGCAAGGGCGTAAGGTATTTGCTAATATTCAAAAGGCAATTCTTTATTTGATGAGTTGTAACGTTGGCGAAGTTTTAACAGTATTTATGATGACTATGCTTGGTTGGGATATCTTAATGCCAGTGCAATTGTTGTGGATTAACTTGGTTACTGATACTTTGCCAGCAATTGCTTTGGGTGTTGAACCAGTAGAGCCAGGAATTATGAAGAAGAAGCCACGTGGTAGAAAGTCAAACTTCTTCAGTGGGGGCGTTGCAAGCTCGATTATTTACCAAGGTATTTTAGAAGGTATTTTAGTTTTAGGTGCATATCAATTTGGCTTGCATGTCGGTCCTCATGTTGGAAATGCAGCTATGCAGCATGCTGACGCCTTAACGATGGCCTTTCTTACTTTGGGATTAATCCAATTGTTCCATGCCTTTAACTCTAAATTTATTCATAAATCTATCTTTAGAGCACAGATATTTGAAAATAAATGGTTTAACGGAGCAATTCTTATTTCTGCTTTGATTATGGCTGCTGTAGAGATTCCATTTTTGACTAAGATTTTTGATGTGACCGAATTAGATGGAATGCAATGGTTAGTTGTAATTGTTGCAGGACTTTTGATGATTATCATTGTTGAAATTGTTAAATTCTTTGAAAGAAGAACTGCTAGAAAATAA
- the tagD gene encoding glycerol-3-phosphate cytidylyltransferase, translating into MKKIITYGTFDLLHYGHIRLLKRARALGDYLIVGLSTDEFNEFSKHKQAYNSYAERKYILEAIRYVDKVIPEENWDQKINDVQKYDIDTFVMGNDWEGKFDFLKPYCKVEYLERTPGISTTQIKKDLK; encoded by the coding sequence ATGAAAAAAATTATTACCTACGGAACCTTTGATCTATTGCATTATGGTCACATTCGCCTTCTAAAAAGAGCTCGAGCCTTAGGAGATTACTTAATCGTAGGTCTATCAACAGACGAATTCAATGAATTTAGCAAACATAAGCAAGCCTATAATAGCTATGCTGAAAGAAAATATATTCTAGAAGCAATTAGATATGTCGATAAAGTTATTCCAGAAGAAAACTGGGATCAAAAAATTAATGATGTACAAAAATATGATATTGATACTTTCGTAATGGGTAATGACTGGGAAGGAAAATTCGATTTTCTAAAACCTTATTGTAAAGTTGAATACCTTGAAAGAACTCCTGGAATTTCTACGACACAAATCAAAAAAGACTTAAAATAA
- a CDS encoding IS3-like element IS1223 family transposase (programmed frameshift), with protein sequence MTKYSTELKIEIVSKYLNHEDSIKGLAKQYNIHWTLIRRWVNKAKCQGLAALSVKHTKTTYSSDFRLNVVRYYLTHSIGVSKVAAKFNISDSQVYNWAKKFNEEGYAGLLPKQKGRPRKVPKKSKKTTKKLELSEKQKYEEKILKQEAELERLRVENLGLKKSGCPISTLSNKQKTQLIQDIRAKHHQIKLKVLFKVLKLNRKTYYDNVKNRINQADKYALVKEKIQEIYYGYEGQETYGYRPMWGALRDEGFKFSLETVRKLMRSLGIKTTIYHKNTGKYSSYKGNVGKKAPNILNQTFDETIPYKVLHTDVTEYKLTNGKKVYISPVVDEASLEILACAVSYSPEMKTIYNMLDELADNLPPGAAPILHSDQGFQYQNPGYQARLKKMNIIQSMSRKGNCHDNAPGETIFNLMKREKLNRLKIGSLEEMKEILKDYIYWFNNVRRSNKLKYTTPVKYRNRVLSNL encoded by the exons ATGACCAAATATTCGACTGAATTAAAAATTGAAATTGTTTCCAAATATTTAAATCATGAAGATTCAATAAAAGGTTTAGCTAAACAATATAATATTCATTGGACTCTTATTCGTAGGTGGGTTAATAAGGCTAAGTGTCAAGGTTTAGCTGCCTTATCTGTTAAACATACTAAAACTACTTATTCTTCTGACTTTAGGCTAAATGTGGTACGCTACTACTTAACACATTCTATTGGAGTTTCAAAGGTAGCGGCTAAGTTTAATATTAGTGATTCTCAAGTATACAATTGGGCTAAAAAGTTCAATGAAGAAGGATACGCTGGGCTGCTGCCTAAACAGAAAGGTCGGCCTAGGAAAGTGCCTAAAAAGAGTAAGAAGACAACTAAAAAGTTAGAACTTAGTGAAAAGCAAAAGTATGAAGAAAAAATTCTTAAGCAGGAAGCTGAATTAGAAAGACTTAGAGTGGAAAATCTTG GTCTTAAAAAAAGTGGCTGCCCGATATCCACGTTATCCAACAAACAAAAAACACAATTAATACAGGATATTCGGGCAAAACACCATCAAATTAAACTTAAGGTCTTATTTAAGGTGCTTAAATTAAATAGAAAGACTTACTATGACAATGTAAAAAATAGAATTAATCAAGCTGATAAGTATGCTTTAGTAAAAGAGAAGATTCAAGAAATCTATTATGGCTATGAAGGACAAGAAACATATGGTTATCGTCCTATGTGGGGAGCGTTAAGAGATGAAGGATTTAAATTTTCTCTAGAAACAGTACGTAAGTTAATGAGAAGTTTAGGAATAAAAACAACAATTTATCATAAAAATACTGGTAAATATAGTTCGTATAAGGGTAATGTAGGAAAGAAAGCACCAAATATCCTAAATCAAACTTTTGATGAAACTATCCCCTATAAAGTTCTTCATACCGATGTAACCGAATATAAACTAACTAACGGCAAGAAAGTTTATATTTCTCCTGTAGTAGATGAAGCTTCTTTGGAGATTCTAGCTTGTGCAGTAAGTTACTCTCCTGAAATGAAAACTATTTATAATATGCTAGATGAACTAGCAGATAATCTTCCACCAGGAGCTGCTCCTATCCTTCATTCAGATCAAGGCTTTCAATATCAGAATCCAGGCTATCAGGCTCGACTAAAGAAAATGAATATAATTCAAAGCATGTCCCGAAAAGGAAATTGTCATGATAATGCACCAGGAGAAACGATATTTAATCTAATGAAGAGAGAAAAACTGAATCGACTTAAGATTGGAAGTTTAGAAGAGATGAAGGAAATTCTGAAAGATTATATTTATTGGTTTAACAATGTTAGAAGATCAAACAAATTAAAATACACGACTCCTGTAAAATACAGAAATCGTGTATTATCAAATCTTTAA
- a CDS encoding glycosyltransferase, translated as MKVLHINAGLEKGGGLSHIVNLLTEAKRQNVDFELLTLADGPVAKAAKKAKIKTTILGAQSRYDLSVLKRLTSLINEGNFDIVHTHGARANLFVSMIKKQIKAKWIITVHSDPLKDFEGRGMIGNIFTKLNIMALKKADGIFAITQNFSNLLVEKVGIPKTKICVIYNGIFFHQNKNVPKKYTHPYFNIINVGRAEKVKGQDLLLKAIKKLNDQNIRLHIVGDGSELNNLRALARDLGISSQVTFHGFLTQQETRKLYQKMDLAVLTSYSESFPLVLLEASDNLVPILSTDVGDIEKMIPNEEYGFVAKIGDLDSISEKIRQAATSSNTDLRTMAEKEKTYLMHAFSMKNQLVAIENYYKLVLGENSGKLS; from the coding sequence ATGAAAGTTTTACATATTAATGCTGGTTTAGAAAAAGGTGGTGGCCTGTCGCATATTGTTAATTTGTTGACAGAGGCAAAAAGACAAAATGTGGATTTTGAGCTTTTAACTTTAGCAGATGGGCCTGTAGCAAAAGCTGCTAAAAAGGCAAAAATTAAAACAACAATTTTAGGAGCACAAAGTCGTTATGATCTGAGTGTTTTAAAGCGTCTTACTAGTCTTATCAATGAGGGAAATTTTGATATAGTTCATACTCATGGAGCAAGAGCTAATCTGTTTGTCTCAATGATTAAAAAGCAAATCAAAGCAAAGTGGATTATTACGGTTCATTCTGATCCTTTAAAGGATTTTGAAGGTCGAGGAATGATTGGAAATATTTTTACTAAATTAAATATCATGGCTTTAAAAAAAGCAGATGGTATCTTTGCAATTACTCAGAACTTTTCTAACCTTCTAGTTGAAAAAGTAGGTATTCCGAAAACAAAAATTTGCGTAATTTATAATGGGATTTTTTTCCATCAAAATAAGAATGTTCCTAAAAAATATACTCATCCCTATTTCAATATTATTAATGTTGGTCGAGCTGAAAAAGTTAAGGGACAAGACTTGCTTTTAAAGGCAATAAAAAAACTTAATGATCAAAATATTCGGCTGCATATTGTAGGTGATGGCAGTGAATTGAATAATTTAAGAGCATTAGCACGAGATTTAGGAATTAGTTCACAAGTAACTTTTCATGGCTTTTTGACCCAGCAAGAGACTAGAAAGTTATATCAAAAGATGGATTTGGCAGTTTTAACATCGTATTCAGAAAGTTTTCCTCTTGTCTTATTAGAGGCTAGTGATAATTTAGTACCAATTTTGTCAACCGATGTTGGTGATATTGAGAAGATGATTCCTAATGAAGAGTATGGTTTTGTTGCCAAAATTGGAGATTTAGATAGCATTAGTGAAAAAATAAGACAAGCTGCGACCAGCAGCAATACCGATCTTAGAACTATGGCTGAAAAAGAGAAGACATATCTGATGCATGCTTTTTCAATGAAAAACCAATTGGTGGCAATTGAAAATTATTATAAACTTGTTTTAGGTGAAAATAGTGGAAAATTATCATAA
- the nadE gene encoding ammonia-dependent NAD(+) synthetase — translation MRPLQEKIVAYEHVLPEIDPKKEIRKSIDFLKDYLKENPFLKTYVLGISGGQDSTLTGKLCQMAIEEIREETGDNSYQFIAVRLPYGVQADASDAADAIAFQKPDQDLIVNIKEPVDAMVKVVEATGQKITDFNKGNIKARQRMVVQYAIAGANNGAVVGTDHAAENFSGFYTKYGDGAADITPLFRLDKRQGKAMLKELGCPKHLYEKAPTADLEEDRPDLPDEVALGVTYKDVDDYLEGKDVSEEAAEQIEKLWKKSEHKRHLPVTIFDDFYKQN, via the coding sequence ATGCGTCCATTACAAGAAAAAATTGTTGCGTATGAACACGTATTACCAGAAATAGACCCTAAGAAAGAAATTAGAAAGTCAATTGATTTCTTAAAAGATTACCTAAAAGAAAATCCTTTTTTGAAGACTTATGTTTTAGGGATCTCTGGTGGTCAAGATTCAACTTTAACTGGTAAACTTTGCCAAATGGCAATTGAAGAAATACGTGAAGAAACTGGGGATAATTCTTACCAGTTTATTGCTGTTCGTCTACCTTATGGCGTTCAAGCAGATGCAAGTGATGCTGCCGATGCAATTGCTTTTCAAAAGCCTGATCAAGATCTAATTGTTAATATTAAAGAACCAGTTGATGCAATGGTAAAAGTAGTTGAAGCAACTGGTCAAAAGATTACTGACTTTAACAAAGGTAACATCAAAGCTCGTCAAAGAATGGTTGTTCAATATGCAATTGCTGGTGCTAATAACGGAGCTGTTGTAGGTACTGATCATGCAGCAGAAAACTTTTCTGGCTTTTACACTAAATATGGTGATGGTGCTGCTGATATCACTCCGTTGTTTAGATTAGATAAGCGTCAAGGGAAGGCAATGCTTAAGGAACTTGGATGTCCTAAGCACTTATATGAAAAGGCACCAACTGCTGATTTAGAAGAAGATCGTCCGGACTTACCTGATGAAGTAGCATTAGGAGTAACTTACAAAGATGTTGATGATTACTTAGAAGGTAAAGATGTAAGTGAAGAAGCAGCTGAACAGATTGAAAAGTTGTGGAAAAAGAGTGAACATAAGCGTCATTTGCCAGTAACTATTTTTGATGATTTTTATAAGCAAAATTAA